TCTCCAAAACCCAACCACGTGTAATATTTTTCAACACGTGGCGtgattatttttgttgaaaagGTGCCACGTACGTAGTTTTGCCATTCTTTTACGTTTTTATATTCAAAGTATGATTACGTAAACTAGTTTGAATACTTAATTGTCAGCTTCTCATTTCCTTAATTTAAGTCTTTTTTAAACTaagaaaaaaacaacctaaataACAGGCATTTGACTCTAAAAAGCTTGAAACCGTTGAGTTCATCGAATAAAGAGCAAACCTAtcctttttttagaaaaattattttggtgtttaacttgtattatatataaattacttTCGTATTTATATACTCATTTTATATGGATTAGTTTTACTTGACATGAAATTtaagatagaaaaaaaaaagagatttttttaaatttataatcaaaactctaaaataagtgatatatatttgaaatttaattattatcaaaTACAGTAGTATGTTATTCTTTTCAGGATTGATTATAAAAGAAAGTGagttatataaattgaaaaaatatcttttattgtTCTTATTGTGTAACTTTGAACATTTCaactaatgaaataattatttaaatatgtcCAGAAATCTATTTATCACATAGTATCAaagtattgtttttgtttttcatttggTGTCCGGAGTTCATGTCACATAGTATCAaagtattgtttttgtttttcatttagTGTCCGGAGTTCATGTTGGAGCTCAGACTAAATTTGGATCACACAATGCAGGACCTATTCGGAGATGGCGCTCCCAACAGAATTTTCTCTTGAACCCAAAATCTCCAACAAATAATAAAACACTCTTTTCGGTGCACCACGGCTTGATTGTATCAAATACTTTTTATTCTTGTGGCTGAGGCCAaaatttatgtatgtatatatatatatatattataaatttattgttattatatatatatttaataggaTTAAGTTTTGTTTTGGTGAAAAAGATTAACTCGACTAGTTTTATCATGTCAAATTAAGTGACCGGCCCAAGAGTAATATGAGACTTCCTTGGTTTGTATTTGTTGGGCTACAATAGTTATATTAAGTTGGGCCAATCATGAGTTGATGAGGACAGAATTACAGCCCATAATTGGTCAGCCCACAAGATTAAACTACTatgtatgtaaaatatattactcTTGGCTAatcatttactttttttatccATCAAACTTTGAAAGAGAGTtgttaaatctaaaaatttcttTCTAGCTCGAAGAACTTGTTTGATTCTCCTTGTAATAAATATTTGCTAAAAGATAAGAGGACGTATTAGTTAAAGGACTAAACGAAGATGATTTACTTGACTATGAGAAGATTTTAAGTGATAGAGAAATTTTAATCTTCAGtatctttttaaatcaaatgagTTTTTCTTCTGTGTTTCACTATTTCGTATagtaaattttaagaataacaaacataaaaatcatattagtGATGTATAGCTACACTTTTACTATTTGCAGCTCTATAGCCAAATTATATTCGCTATGGAACATCTAACTTGTATAAATCACGACGATTTGTATAAAAATTGAAGCGATTTATGTATATGTTCTTTGTGTTAGGctagagtggcgagcgagattgggagagagaggagagagcgAGAGAGGACAGCGAGTGGAGAtaagtaaattatatatgtatatcagttagataattgtatataaataactactatgtatatgcatatcagttagataattgtatataaataactactatgtatatgtatatcagttagataattgtatataaataactcctatgtatatgtatctatgattgtgtttgtatatctgcataaaatttgaatgcgtatacaattgaatcgagtTAAAACAGTTGTATTTGCATATCAAATCTTTCTCTATCtagttttatacaaacacaaattacacattgtattttatgtaattggtgtttgtataaagcgagggAGAAAGAAATGCAAAAGAACTGGGCAGTGgaaaatttgtatttatataattataagtgtataggacgaagagGTATGCATTTGTATTTGGATATACAATCTCTTTTGCTTAATAcaacaaatacaaattatacatttgtatttgtataaagtggGAGAGGACTGAAAAAAAGAGAATGACGATTGAGATTCTAGAGAGAGAGACGAATGACAAGAAGTTTGTTACGAattaaaatgtaaattaaaatatatagctacaacatttattttgaattaatagtttgctccataattttcctttctttgtttgttccttttcttctatctcacttttttttttgttttttattttattttttcctcaaaatttaattatttttgtaaccATATTTGATTCCATACATAATTTTTGCGCTTTTTTTTActcctatttcttttttatttttgaattttatttaacttttttttctctcttcataatctaatttcatttatttttgttttgctCCTTTCTTATTGTACTTTTTTATACCGTAAAGAAgataatcaatataataaatttttatctgAGTTGTGATATATTGGTGAgactatttcatttttaataaaaaattttgtgtTCGAACCATGAGTATGGATAAAATCATATTGAGCGTGCCAACCACAAATAGGGATGATCACCCATGACTTCTGTGGCACACTAGTGCCACAAAAGCCTTTGATGATCTTATTGGCGCAGTGCACAATATAGATTTAGTCAGGACTCCAATGTGAGCTCTGGACATTAAGtgaaaaaccaaaaaaaggaAGATAGAACAAATATTCGttcaattttcttaatataatttttatttttatttttttatatcaattattagAAATAACTTATACATTCacttattttctctcttttttctccttttctaatttcacttatattcttaaagatttttttccttgtttttatCATGCCCAATTCTACACACCTATTTGCTgctgcttcttcttcttttttttagtttcttctcTATGTCAATAAAAAGATAGCTGATATATATGACATTTAtcttatttactttattttttttatattaatcatcataaaatatctaattttatcATATAGTATACCAGAAATAATATATCAATTGCAACTGCAATAATTTCAGGAAGTCATAGGGGATcgattcctttttttttttaaaaaaaaaaagctcctTAATTTCTACTATATAGACACATGACATATATCATCTACTAACAAAGATACTATACATTCAAAAAATCTATTAAGTCTTTTATGATACATGGTATTATAGAGATCTGATTCATTACTTAAAGAAACACACTCAATACTCAATGACATtcacatgatatatatatatatataaataaatgtatcACAAATGTATGATTCATTCCTTTCGGATCATATACATATGATGTCCacattacattatatatatatatcatatacaaaTAAGGTATCACAAAGGTCTAGTTAATTCCTTCTAGAAACACACCCAAGTTAATTATAATATCGACATATTATGTATCGTATACTGTAAGGTTATAGAGGTTCGATTCATTCCTTCCAGATAGCTctattatacttatattatatatgtatatatatataccatatactaataaaaatttcatagaaCATTAATTCATTccttcaagaagaaaaaaagaactcctctttatgaatatatatctcacatgatatatatatactatgtatttattaaatactaatataggactaattcattctttcaGAAACACACTCAAATCCTCTATGATACTTACATTGAGAGGATATCATAAAGAACAAATTAGATAGAATATCATATAAATCGATCGGATTCATCCATAAAAGAAACACTCAATCCTCTACAATTTTCACATGATATATATATCATACACGAAAATCATATAGAACATTCTGCATCCAANNNNNNNNNNNNNNNNNNNNNNNNNNNNNNNNNNNNNNNNNNNNNNNNNNNNNNNNNNNNNNNNNNNNNNNNNNNNNNNNNNNNNNNNNNNNNNNNNNNNNNNNNNNNNNNNNNNNNNNNNNNNNNNNNNNNNNNNNNNNNNNNNNNNNNNNNNNNNNNNNNNNNNNNNNNNNNNNNNNNNNNNNNNNNNNNNNNNNNNNNNNNNNNNNNNNNNNNNNNNNNNNNNNNNNNNNNNNNNNNNNNNNNNNNNNNNNNNNNNNNNNNNNNNNNNNNNNNNNNNNNNNNNNNNNNNNNNNNNNNNNNNNNNNNNNNNNNNNNNNNNNNNNNNNNNNNNNNNNNNNNNNNNNNNNNNNNNNNNNNNNNNNNNNNNNNNNNNNNNNNNNNNNNNNNNNNNNNNNNNNNNNNNNNNNNNNNNNNNNNNNNNNNNNNNNNNNNNNNNNNNNNNNNNNNNNNNNNNNNNNNNNNNNNNNNNNNNNNNNNNNNNNNNNNNNNNNNNNNNNNNNNNNNNNNNNNNNNNNNNNNNNNNNNNNNNNNNNNNNNNNNNNNNNNNNNNNNNNNNNNNNNNNNNNNNTATATATCAAAGTCGAACTTTCTTAATGAAATTTAAGACTTTCAAAGATGGATTTATAAAGGATTTGAATCAATAAAATAGTACTCTAATGGTAATTAATTCACAGATCTTGACCATCAACCATGTAAATCATTACAAACAAATCAAACaagaccaaaaaataaaaaagaagcaGAAGCCTTCTTCAGTTTCTACAACAACATCCACTCACACTGAAACATAACCAAACTAAACTCAACCCAAAATGAGTTTAATCAGTTGATAGTCAGGTCACCTAAGattttgtttggatcattgttatccattgtttcataatgtattgtattgtactctaATGTGCTGTATTGTATGGCTagactgtattgtttgttgttgttcaataacattttaattgtttggtttgattgtattttaatgtaaagtaatttataaatttactaaaatatccttaattattcaaggataggaggtttgactagatttaaataattaaggtaaagagtaagatttttgaaatattatgtaaagatataattggaaaaaaagaaattaagtaataaTGGGAAATTAAACAATACCttacaataaattttaagtaacaatcaaaacaagcattgtaggtatagtaacgatacaatacaatacaatgggtAACAATGATCGAAATATAGTGTAAGTGATAACTAAAATATTAACTAGTTttccaaaaaacaaaaattagttATCCgttataattcataaaaaaacacatgaataatataaaaattaatcgttttaatcaaataaatcgaTTCCAAACTAAATATTGTACTAAAACAGCACACaagaagacgaagaagaagaaggagaatcAGATGCAACTTCAGTTTCCACCTCTCTTCTGTGGAAATTGCGGTGACAGCCACAAGCAGCGCAGATGAATGCGCTGCTTGTACCTTCTTCACCACTTGGCATAAACTCTCTGCAACCATCTACTGCATGTCCTCCAACACGCGCCGCGTGATTCTTCTGGCACTCTTTGTATCTCACTATCCTTACTGTAAAGGCCGAGTTCGTAAAGCTTTCTGATGTCACTGACTCATCGTCTTGATTCTCAAGCAGTTGAATTTTTctcatctttaattttttaaaactatgatAGATAGATAAGTTttagatataaataaaatgactaATGGAATATGAGTGGGAGAAGATATTTTTGGGGGATTTGGAGAAACTAAATCTTGTGCTAATATagctattatatatataatagaggTAGTGTTCTTTTaacaaaccctaaccctagctAGAAGACATGTTTTTATACCTCAATgaaagtaaaaagaattaaattctGAAAATATATATGAACTTTGATCGAAATTAGTGTAACAATTTTAAACTTTGGGCA
This window of the Solanum pennellii chromosome 2, SPENNV200 genome carries:
- the LOC107010020 gene encoding mini zinc finger protein 2-like, with the protein product MRKIQLLENQDDESVTSESFTNSAFTVRIVRYKECQKNHAARVGGHAVDGCREFMPSGEEGTSSAFICAACGCHRNFHRREVETEVASDSPSSSSSSCVLF